One genomic segment of Intestinimonas butyriciproducens includes these proteins:
- a CDS encoding G5 and 3D domain-containing protein produces MLDRLLRGGQITALLALALLSILLVSGSATTRTTFEIVDGEVSYLVTGHAGEVDRALEYAGVSLSGTDRIAISQENDVVRVTVQRPVTHFERTTTRILPFAQLREEDPELPIGEERVVQKGVDGSVEHTVKVVTDPDGTVHRYDLGEHIARLPVDEIVSYGTKVDAVAASWLSVSDDVLTHINVREDGGGVLTTLSGESLSYSRALDCVATAYTTERQSWKRTATGTTARVGAIAVDPKVIPYGTRMYIVSSDGSITYGVATAEDCGGSIKGNRIDLFFDTYYECIQFGVRSCTVYILT; encoded by the coding sequence ATGTTGGATCGATTACTCAGGGGCGGACAAATCACCGCCCTGCTCGCTCTCGCTCTGCTCTCCATCCTGCTCGTCAGCGGTTCCGCCACCACCCGAACCACTTTTGAGATTGTGGACGGCGAGGTGAGCTATTTGGTCACCGGCCACGCCGGTGAAGTGGACCGTGCGCTGGAGTATGCCGGTGTTTCTCTCTCCGGCACAGATCGCATAGCGATCTCTCAGGAAAATGACGTAGTGCGCGTCACCGTACAGCGCCCGGTGACTCACTTCGAGCGGACGACCACCCGGATACTGCCCTTTGCCCAGCTCCGGGAAGAGGATCCGGAACTCCCCATCGGGGAAGAGCGCGTGGTCCAGAAGGGGGTCGATGGCTCTGTGGAACACACCGTCAAGGTCGTCACTGATCCGGACGGCACTGTTCACCGGTATGACTTGGGCGAGCACATAGCCCGGCTGCCTGTAGATGAAATCGTGTCCTACGGCACAAAGGTGGATGCTGTGGCCGCCTCTTGGCTCAGCGTAAGTGACGACGTGCTTACCCATATCAATGTGCGGGAGGACGGGGGCGGCGTGCTCACTACCCTTTCCGGCGAGTCCCTCTCCTACTCCAGGGCGTTGGACTGCGTGGCCACCGCCTATACCACCGAGCGGCAGTCCTGGAAAAGAACCGCCACCGGCACCACCGCCCGCGTGGGCGCTATCGCCGTGGACCCCAAAGTGATTCCCTATGGCACCCGTATGTATATCGTCTCCTCCGATGGCTCTATCACATACGGTGTGGCCACCGCTGAGGACTGCGGCGGCAGCATCAAGGGGAACCGTATCGACCTCTTTTTCGATACCTACTACGAATGTATTCAGTTCGGCGTACGGAGCTGCACCGTCTACATCCTTACGTAA
- a CDS encoding DegV family protein: protein MSFKVIVDSCCDLTPSLLREEDFLSVPLTIRVGDHVVVDDASFDQADLLWRMKECETAPQTSCPAPAQYLDAFACGADDLYVITLSALLSGSHNSAQQARQLWLEEHPQARVHIFNSCSASAGEVLLALKVRELAAKGLPFQTVVSEATAFCTEMTTMFVLESLDNLRKNGRLTGLQSVVTGALRIKLLMGATPEGEIYKRGQAMSVKQALSKMVEIMSKDAAHAGKLLAIAHCNCLERAFQLKEMVRKSCHFSDILITETGGISTVYANDGGIVVAY from the coding sequence ATGAGTTTTAAAGTGATTGTGGATAGCTGCTGCGATCTGACACCCTCCCTGCTCCGGGAAGAGGATTTTCTCAGTGTACCGCTTACCATTCGCGTTGGGGACCATGTAGTCGTGGACGATGCGAGCTTCGATCAAGCGGACCTGCTCTGGAGGATGAAGGAGTGCGAGACTGCGCCTCAAACCTCCTGTCCCGCTCCCGCTCAATATCTGGATGCTTTCGCCTGCGGGGCCGACGATCTGTATGTGATCACGCTCTCAGCTCTTCTTTCCGGCTCTCACAACAGCGCGCAGCAGGCCCGCCAGCTCTGGCTGGAGGAGCACCCTCAGGCTCGTGTCCACATTTTTAACTCCTGCTCCGCCTCTGCGGGCGAGGTGCTTCTGGCGCTGAAGGTCAGAGAGCTGGCCGCCAAAGGACTCCCCTTTCAGACCGTCGTAAGCGAGGCCACCGCTTTTTGTACGGAAATGACCACTATGTTTGTGCTGGAATCGTTGGACAACCTGCGTAAAAATGGGCGTTTGACCGGTCTCCAATCCGTGGTCACCGGTGCCCTGCGTATCAAACTTCTTATGGGCGCAACGCCTGAAGGTGAGATCTATAAACGTGGGCAGGCTATGAGTGTAAAACAGGCCCTGTCCAAAATGGTGGAGATCATGTCCAAGGATGCAGCGCACGCCGGAAAGCTTTTGGCCATTGCCCACTGTAATTGTCTGGAACGCGCCTTTCAGCTCAAGGAGATGGTGCGCAAGTCCTGTCATTTCTCCGACATCCTCATCACCGAGACTGGAGGAATCAGTACGGTTTATGCAAATGACGGCGGCATTGTTGTGGCCTATTGA
- a CDS encoding GNAT family N-acetyltransferase, translating to MEYIIRPIRLQDAEGIAALRRMPGVMENTLGLPSCRVADSRAFIEGLGPNDHNFVAAAEDETVIGAAGLCVCSNPRMRHVGSVGIFVHTDWQGRGVGTALMETLLDLADNWLMLLRVELEVYADNERAIALYEKMGFQREGLRRMATVRRGRYIDEYSMARLRPGAWETEACR from the coding sequence ATGGAGTATATCATCCGCCCCATCAGGCTACAGGACGCGGAGGGGATCGCCGCCCTGAGACGGATGCCCGGTGTAATGGAAAACACGCTGGGGCTGCCCTCCTGCCGGGTCGCAGACAGCCGGGCTTTCATTGAAGGCCTGGGCCCCAACGACCACAATTTTGTAGCCGCAGCAGAGGATGAAACCGTAATCGGTGCGGCCGGACTCTGTGTCTGCTCCAACCCGCGTATGCGGCACGTAGGCAGCGTGGGGATCTTTGTGCATACCGACTGGCAGGGACGCGGTGTAGGGACCGCCTTGATGGAGACGCTGCTGGATCTAGCCGACAATTGGCTGATGCTGCTCCGGGTAGAGTTGGAGGTGTATGCCGATAACGAGCGCGCTATCGCCCTGTATGAAAAGATGGGGTTCCAGCGGGAGGGGCTGCGGCGGATGGCTACCGTCCGCCGCGGCAGGTACATCGACGAGTATTCCATGGCTCGCCTCCGGCCAGGTGCCTGGGAAACAGAAGCATGTCGGTAA
- a CDS encoding WYL domain-containing protein: MSVSRLFEIVYLLLEKKQITARALAERFEVSVRTIYRDVDALSAAGIPIYASQGRGGGISLTDRFVLDRAALSPEEQARVLTALKSLPGGDSPESRATLTKLSGLFGRREPDWLQVDLTPWGASGGGARRFDELKRAILERRVTTFSYAASYGGASVRRILPARLVFKGRAWYLQGFCLDNRDYRTFRLSRILELTVTEERFDLSLSPPAIEAAPLSSSRCTPLRLRFSPLVAYRVYDEFDLSCVKREKDGSLLVAIDFPEDGWLYGYLLSFGTCLEILSPDQVRLQVGLLGRQIWKNCEKPDIRCRVFRATMESPKQKEDSTMERKFCQSCGMPLDDPAFFGTEADGSESRHYCKYCYQGGAFTADMTMDQMIDFCAPILSREHPGMSEEQAKAQMRGFFPKLLRWKDQP; encoded by the coding sequence ATGTCGGTAAGCCGTCTTTTCGAAATCGTCTATCTGCTGCTGGAGAAAAAGCAGATCACCGCCCGAGCGCTGGCGGAACGATTTGAGGTATCCGTGCGTACCATCTACCGAGATGTGGACGCCCTCTCTGCCGCCGGCATTCCCATCTACGCCTCACAAGGGCGGGGCGGCGGCATCTCCCTGACGGACCGCTTCGTACTTGATCGAGCCGCGCTCTCCCCTGAGGAGCAGGCCAGAGTCCTCACCGCACTGAAAAGCCTTCCGGGCGGGGACTCACCGGAGAGCCGCGCCACCCTGACCAAGCTCTCAGGTCTTTTCGGCCGCAGGGAGCCGGATTGGCTCCAGGTAGACCTCACCCCCTGGGGAGCCTCCGGCGGTGGAGCGCGCCGCTTTGACGAGTTGAAGAGAGCGATCCTGGAGCGTCGCGTCACCACCTTCTCCTATGCAGCTTCCTATGGAGGTGCCTCCGTACGCCGCATTCTCCCTGCCCGGCTGGTCTTTAAGGGGCGGGCCTGGTATCTGCAGGGCTTCTGCCTTGACAACAGGGATTACCGCACCTTCCGCCTCAGCCGCATTTTGGAGCTTACTGTGACAGAGGAACGGTTCGACCTCTCTCTGTCTCCACCGGCAATCGAGGCCGCCCCCTTGTCTTCCTCCCGCTGCACCCCGCTGCGGCTGCGCTTTTCTCCTCTTGTGGCCTATCGGGTCTATGATGAGTTTGATCTCTCCTGTGTAAAACGGGAAAAGGACGGATCCCTGCTGGTAGCGATAGACTTTCCCGAGGATGGCTGGCTCTACGGATACCTGCTCTCTTTCGGCACCTGTCTGGAGATCCTCTCCCCCGACCAGGTCCGGCTTCAGGTGGGCCTGCTGGGGCGTCAGATCTGGAAAAACTGCGAAAAACCTGACATAAGATGTCGGGTTTTTCGGGCTACAATGGAATCACCCAAACAAAAGGAGGATTCCACGATGGAACGAAAATTCTGCCAGTCCTGCGGTATGCCCCTCGATGATCCGGCCTTTTTCGGTACAGAAGCCGACGGCAGCGAAAGTCGCCATTATTGCAAATACTGTTACCAAGGTGGCGCTTTTACCGCGGATATGACGATGGATCAAATGATCGATTTTTGTGCCCCCATTCTGTCACGGGAACATCCCGGCATGAGTGAGGAGCAGGCAAAGGCGCAGATGCGAGGGTTCTTTCCCAAACTCCTGCGCTGGAAGGACCAGCCTTGA
- the rsmA gene encoding 16S rRNA (adenine(1518)-N(6)/adenine(1519)-N(6))-dimethyltransferase RsmA, which translates to MDLCDLNTIRLLLGRHGFRFSRSMGQNFLIEGWVPDGLVEGAGVSLQNGVLEIGPGIGPLTMRLSNAATKVVAVELDRSLLPVLAETLAGRNNVEIIPGDILKLDIGALVDEKFSGLTPMACANLPYNITTPVLSALIDSRRFAQIAVMIQREVALRICAAPGTAEYGAFSIYCQYHTAPELLFDVGRECFVPAPKVTSSVVRMTPRHMPPITVQDEKRFFRLVKAAFGQRRKTLLNALTAGLDGVERDSIRAAILSCGLPEDIRGERLGIPEFAALTAALGNF; encoded by the coding sequence ATGGACCTCTGCGACCTCAACACCATTCGTCTCCTGCTCGGCCGACACGGCTTCCGTTTCTCCAGATCTATGGGGCAGAATTTTCTGATCGAGGGCTGGGTGCCCGACGGCTTGGTGGAGGGGGCTGGCGTATCCCTCCAAAACGGTGTGCTGGAAATCGGCCCCGGCATCGGCCCCCTCACAATGCGCCTCTCCAATGCCGCGACTAAAGTGGTGGCGGTGGAGCTGGACCGCTCTCTCCTGCCCGTGCTCGCCGAAACTCTGGCAGGGCGGAACAATGTGGAGATCATCCCCGGCGATATTTTGAAATTGGATATTGGCGCCTTGGTGGATGAAAAATTTTCCGGTCTTACTCCTATGGCGTGTGCCAATTTGCCCTATAACATCACCACTCCTGTCCTCTCCGCCCTGATTGACTCCAGGCGCTTTGCCCAAATCGCAGTTATGATCCAGAGAGAGGTGGCTCTGCGCATCTGTGCCGCGCCGGGCACTGCCGAATATGGTGCGTTCTCTATCTACTGTCAGTACCATACCGCGCCGGAGCTTTTGTTTGATGTCGGTCGGGAGTGCTTCGTCCCCGCTCCCAAGGTGACCTCATCCGTTGTGCGTATGACACCCCGGCATATGCCCCCTATAACGGTACAGGACGAAAAGCGTTTTTTCCGTCTGGTCAAGGCGGCCTTCGGTCAGCGCCGGAAAACGCTCCTCAACGCCCTCACCGCAGGATTGGACGGTGTGGAGCGAGACTCCATCCGTGCCGCCATTCTCAGTTGTGGTCTGCCCGAGGATATACGGGGAGAGCGCCTCGGTATCCCTGAATTTGCCGCTTTGACCGCTGCTCTGGGTAATTTTTAA
- a CDS encoding esterase/lipase family protein, whose translation MMGGYELFMTSAWLSVAILGLYLVYLPHIISTTGVSAPRALWSIALTLLLLFLLLANGFFRIVFTSTRLRLALRVLLICLWWCPVVNFFLLWRSCALVKAEYRFDLAKQECNALRKENEVCATRYPILLVHGIFFRDWQLINYWGRIPKELTRNGAVLYYGEQQSSAAVAESAAELRDQIQKIIAETGCGKVNIIAHSKGGLDSRYAISHLGMDRYVASLTTINTPHRGCVFAQELMDRLPASLVRWIGIRYNAIFQKLGDLSPNFIAGVTDLRADACARFNEDTPDRPGILYQSVMSTMRKAGSAPFPLNLTYPLVKKYDREANDGLVTLSSAKWGDFLGNQTVSGRRGISHGDIIDLMREDIDGFDVREFYVSLVKDLKDRGY comes from the coding sequence ATGATGGGAGGTTATGAGCTCTTCATGACTTCCGCCTGGCTGAGTGTGGCCATTCTGGGACTTTACCTGGTCTATCTTCCCCATATCATCTCTACCACAGGCGTGAGCGCGCCGCGTGCCCTTTGGAGCATTGCCCTTACGCTGCTCCTCCTCTTTCTTCTTCTGGCCAACGGCTTTTTCCGCATCGTCTTCACCTCCACTCGGCTGCGGCTGGCGCTGCGTGTCCTGCTCATCTGTCTGTGGTGGTGCCCGGTGGTCAACTTTTTTCTCCTTTGGAGGTCCTGCGCTCTGGTGAAGGCAGAGTACCGTTTCGACCTTGCCAAGCAAGAGTGCAATGCGCTACGGAAAGAAAATGAGGTCTGCGCCACCCGCTATCCCATTCTGTTGGTCCACGGTATTTTCTTTCGGGACTGGCAGCTCATCAACTATTGGGGGCGAATCCCAAAAGAACTCACCCGCAACGGCGCCGTCCTCTATTACGGCGAACAGCAGTCCTCCGCTGCGGTGGCGGAAAGCGCCGCCGAGCTTCGAGACCAGATTCAAAAAATAATCGCCGAGACCGGCTGCGGCAAGGTAAATATCATCGCCCACTCCAAGGGAGGTCTCGATTCCCGTTACGCCATTTCCCATTTGGGCATGGACCGATATGTAGCCTCCCTCACCACCATCAATACCCCGCATCGGGGCTGTGTCTTTGCCCAGGAACTGATGGATCGCCTCCCCGCCTCTCTGGTCCGCTGGATCGGCATACGCTATAACGCCATCTTTCAGAAGCTGGGGGACCTCAGCCCCAATTTCATTGCCGGCGTCACCGATCTGCGTGCAGACGCCTGTGCCCGCTTCAATGAGGACACGCCGGACCGTCCCGGCATCCTCTACCAGAGCGTTATGTCCACTATGAGGAAAGCGGGCAGTGCCCCCTTCCCCCTCAACCTTACTTATCCTCTGGTAAAAAAGTATGACAGGGAGGCCAATGATGGTCTGGTGACCCTTTCCTCGGCAAAGTGGGGGGATTTTCTGGGCAATCAGACCGTCTCCGGCAGGCGAGGCATTTCTCACGGCGATATTATCGACCTGATGCGCGAGGATATCGATGGTTTTGATGTGCGGGAGTTCTATGTTTCCCTGGTGAAGGATCTGAAAGACAGAGGGTATTGA
- a CDS encoding ArsR/SmtB family transcription factor → MNHPVIELNTMQELKVYMSPVRQQLLRILELSGRPMTPKSLSLRLGVSPSSVQHHLKQLLPLGVVKVDHQERINGIVATYYACTGATVCIGATRADLRNDREALAFQVVQTAVQGYFETMHRLGPTMPEEGGDAMAGVLHLTEADWLAFRTQVKAFFDAHSLPGPDTSPWEFALLAYDASESSEVSP, encoded by the coding sequence ATGAATCATCCGGTAATCGAACTGAACACAATGCAGGAGCTAAAGGTCTATATGAGTCCGGTCCGCCAGCAGCTGCTGCGTATCCTGGAGCTCTCCGGCAGACCTATGACGCCCAAATCCCTGTCCCTGCGCCTTGGTGTCTCACCTTCCTCCGTCCAGCATCATCTCAAGCAACTCCTTCCGCTAGGCGTGGTCAAGGTGGACCATCAGGAGCGTATTAACGGTATTGTCGCAACCTATTACGCCTGCACCGGGGCCACCGTTTGTATCGGCGCCACTCGGGCAGATCTGCGCAATGACAGAGAAGCTTTGGCTTTTCAGGTGGTCCAAACCGCTGTTCAGGGCTATTTTGAGACCATGCACCGCCTTGGCCCCACCATGCCGGAGGAAGGGGGAGACGCCATGGCCGGCGTTCTCCATCTAACGGAAGCGGATTGGCTTGCCTTTCGCACCCAGGTGAAGGCTTTTTTTGATGCCCATAGTCTGCCTGGCCCAGATACCAGCCCCTGGGAATTCGCACTGCTGGCCTATGACGCTTCTGAATCCTCCGAGGTGTCCCCATGA
- a CDS encoding MFS transporter, whose protein sequence is MSPLHSGILLLSYFSTGIIMPVLSLLLLSRGCTMQTLPLMLGLYSLTALFLEVPSGVFADWRGRKPTCLLSVALVMAAFMLLLSAGSLPLVAAAMVLWGASRAFSSGSLDALIIDACLEEKGAERLAPITAQLTVLRSAGIALGALVGGLLPAVRGYALHLLLRLALLICEGLLCTLFLHEPPREGTRSRLCDQLSASAALLRGNRPFWALALCMAVLAGSQGVVDVYWQPAFQSMLPFRSGVWLGLLCVGSYLLLTVGGLASGRISFSSERSRWRGYFFLQSLLGLALLLLSRQFSPLRFAGAYLLFYTVLSVSNIQEQTLLNGLSDSSNRATVLSLASLACQLGNLALHAASGALVLPLGASGLWGLSGLLLLLVCGGSALLYRSGRRWSSSDTLL, encoded by the coding sequence ATGAGCCCCCTTCACAGCGGCATCCTCCTGCTGAGCTATTTCAGCACCGGAATCATTATGCCTGTGCTGAGCTTACTTCTGCTGTCCAGGGGCTGTACCATGCAGACGCTGCCTCTGATGCTGGGGCTTTACTCTCTCACCGCCCTGTTTCTTGAGGTCCCCAGCGGTGTTTTCGCCGACTGGCGGGGCCGGAAGCCGACCTGCCTGCTCTCCGTGGCCCTGGTCATGGCCGCATTCATGCTGCTTCTCTCAGCGGGAAGTCTGCCTCTGGTTGCCGCAGCCATGGTACTTTGGGGGGCAAGCCGCGCCTTTTCCTCTGGCAGTCTGGACGCGCTTATCATCGACGCCTGTTTGGAGGAAAAGGGGGCGGAGCGCTTGGCCCCGATAACTGCCCAGCTCACTGTACTCCGGAGCGCCGGGATCGCGTTGGGCGCCCTGGTCGGCGGTCTTTTGCCGGCTGTGAGAGGTTATGCGCTCCACCTGCTCCTGCGGCTGGCACTGCTGATCTGCGAAGGCCTGCTGTGCACCCTTTTTCTCCACGAGCCTCCCCGGGAGGGCACACGCTCCCGTCTGTGCGACCAGCTCTCCGCGAGCGCCGCGCTCCTTCGGGGCAACCGCCCTTTCTGGGCCCTGGCCCTCTGCATGGCCGTTTTGGCCGGAAGCCAAGGTGTGGTAGATGTGTATTGGCAGCCCGCCTTCCAGTCCATGCTCCCTTTCAGGAGCGGCGTATGGCTGGGATTGCTGTGTGTGGGAAGCTATTTGCTGCTCACTGTGGGAGGGCTCGCCTCCGGTCGGATCTCTTTCTCCTCGGAGCGCAGCCGCTGGAGAGGCTACTTTTTCCTTCAGTCTCTGTTGGGACTGGCCCTCCTCCTTCTCTCGCGTCAGTTCTCCCCTCTGCGTTTTGCGGGCGCCTATCTTCTCTTTTACACTGTGCTCAGCGTCAGCAACATTCAGGAACAGACCCTTCTCAATGGCCTCAGCGACAGTTCAAATCGGGCGACGGTCCTGAGCCTTGCTTCTCTGGCCTGCCAACTGGGGAACTTGGCCCTCCATGCCGCCAGCGGTGCGCTGGTCCTCCCCCTGGGGGCCAGCGGCCTTTGGGGACTCTCCGGCCTCCTTCTCCTGCTTGTCTGCGGGGGCTCCGCACTGCTTTACCGCAGCGGCAGGCGGTGGTCCTCCTCTGATACTCTACTGTAA
- a CDS encoding helix-turn-helix domain-containing protein, translating into MRHAETMEDVLRYIDEHISQGLTAEELARVSGYSFYHFCHLFAIDMGLSVGAYLRRRRLELAAGEILQGGSITEISTKSGFETPSGFSKAFRRHYGMAPTEYKSKKGEIDVMTSEIKYVEGFSAVGYCLAPPEGEFDVLDASAYWLGKDFSSVSRADYAKLTYPGYAEIGAWIHPDQVAGEFYYFFGPQVKEKSFIPDGMVLLDIPSAEYAVFLVPRGASVEEVGANVRKTWKYIFSEWFDQSEYQFDSAKIDFEYYLGKDAFIYVPVVKK; encoded by the coding sequence ATGCGGCATGCGGAGACGATGGAAGATGTGCTGCGGTATATTGATGAGCACATCTCTCAAGGCCTGACAGCGGAGGAACTGGCGCGGGTATCCGGGTACTCTTTTTATCATTTTTGCCACTTGTTTGCCATCGATATGGGGCTGTCGGTGGGCGCATATCTTCGACGCCGGCGGCTGGAACTGGCGGCAGGGGAGATTCTACAGGGGGGAAGCATTACGGAGATCTCGACAAAAAGTGGTTTTGAGACCCCGTCCGGTTTTTCAAAAGCGTTCCGCAGGCACTATGGAATGGCCCCCACGGAATACAAGAGCAAGAAAGGAGAAATAGATGTGATGACATCGGAAATCAAGTATGTGGAGGGCTTTTCGGCAGTGGGGTATTGCCTGGCTCCTCCGGAGGGAGAATTTGATGTCTTGGATGCCAGCGCGTATTGGCTCGGAAAGGACTTTTCCTCCGTCAGCAGGGCGGATTACGCCAAGCTCACCTATCCGGGATATGCGGAGATCGGCGCGTGGATACACCCGGATCAGGTGGCAGGAGAGTTTTATTACTTTTTTGGGCCTCAAGTAAAGGAGAAAAGCTTTATCCCGGATGGTATGGTGCTGCTGGACATCCCGTCGGCAGAATATGCGGTATTTCTCGTTCCAAGAGGGGCGTCGGTGGAAGAAGTCGGGGCAAATGTTCGCAAGACCTGGAAATACATTTTTTCGGAGTGGTTTGACCAGAGCGAATACCAATTTGACTCCGCCAAGATCGACTTTGAATATTACCTGGGTAAGGATGCCTTTATTTATGTGCCGGTTGTGAAAAAATGA
- a CDS encoding N-acetylmuramoyl-L-alanine amidase codes for MPIIYLSPSTQENNFYVSGGSEEYWMNRLADAMVPYLNASGIQYVRNTPEMTAASSILASNSGNFDLHLALHSNGAPEGQYGQIRGVLVFYYPGSAEGRRAAEIVAENLKKIYPLPSKVRTEPTTTIGEVRKVRAPSVFLELGYHDNPDDAAWVQNNLDAIARNLVESLCQYFGIPFLEPRPARQAVVDVEWGALNIRSRPDRSAPIVARAYDGARLTVLNQWQGWYLVRFDGVVGYASSEYITLV; via the coding sequence ATGCCTATCATCTACCTCTCTCCTTCCACACAGGAGAACAATTTTTATGTAAGTGGCGGCAGCGAAGAGTATTGGATGAACCGTCTGGCCGACGCTATGGTCCCCTATCTGAACGCCAGTGGGATTCAATACGTCCGCAATACGCCGGAAATGACGGCCGCCTCCTCTATCCTCGCCTCCAACAGCGGAAATTTTGATCTTCATCTGGCCCTCCACTCCAATGGAGCGCCGGAGGGGCAGTATGGACAAATACGCGGCGTACTGGTATTTTATTATCCAGGAAGTGCGGAAGGACGCCGTGCAGCAGAAATTGTGGCTGAAAATCTCAAAAAAATCTATCCCCTTCCCTCCAAGGTCCGTACAGAGCCGACCACTACCATAGGGGAGGTCCGCAAGGTCCGCGCACCCTCTGTTTTTTTGGAGCTGGGGTATCACGACAATCCGGATGATGCCGCTTGGGTCCAAAACAATCTGGATGCCATCGCCCGCAATCTTGTGGAGTCTCTCTGCCAGTACTTTGGTATCCCCTTCCTGGAACCCCGCCCCGCCCGGCAGGCCGTGGTGGATGTGGAATGGGGCGCCCTGAACATCCGTTCCAGACCTGACCGGAGCGCCCCCATCGTGGCCCGTGCCTATGACGGCGCCAGACTCACTGTGCTCAACCAGTGGCAGGGCTGGTATCTGGTG